One stretch of Ornithinimicrobium ciconiae DNA includes these proteins:
- the rimI gene encoding ribosomal protein S18-alanine N-acetyltransferase, producing the protein MTRVRAMRWQDLPEVHRIEQAAFAEDPWSMDSLWGELAARPRRDYVVLEADASGELVGYAGLDLAGESSDVMTIAVDPARRGAGHGTVLLETLLDHAADAGASQIMLEVRADNEGAIGLYQRHGFAELHRRRGYYQPGAVDALIMKKEVGSRD; encoded by the coding sequence GTGACCCGTGTGCGTGCGATGCGCTGGCAGGACCTTCCGGAGGTGCATCGCATCGAGCAGGCGGCTTTCGCCGAGGACCCGTGGTCGATGGACAGCCTGTGGGGGGAGCTCGCTGCCCGCCCACGCCGGGACTATGTGGTCCTGGAGGCCGATGCCTCTGGTGAGCTCGTGGGCTATGCCGGGCTCGACCTGGCGGGGGAGAGCTCGGACGTCATGACGATCGCGGTCGACCCGGCCCGGCGGGGAGCCGGGCACGGCACGGTCCTGCTGGAGACGCTGCTGGACCACGCCGCCGATGCCGGCGCGTCCCAGATCATGCTGGAGGTGCGCGCCGACAACGAGGGCGCCATCGGGCTCTACCAGCGCCACGGTTTCGCGGAGCTGCACCGTCGGCGCGGCTACTACCAGCCCGGCGCTGTTGATGCGCTGATCATGAAGAAAGAGGTGGGGTCCCGTGACTGA
- the tsaB gene encoding tRNA (adenosine(37)-N6)-threonylcarbamoyltransferase complex dimerization subunit type 1 TsaB: protein MLLALDTATGAIGAAVLADDRILAEVTHLDSRRHGELLAPAIEQALAEAGASVKDLTGIVVGVGPGPFTGLRVGIVSALVLGRVRGVPVHGICSLDAIAEAARLDEVVDGPFLVATDARRKEVYWATYVVEQDRVRRTSAPGVDRAADLPDEVRRLPAVGRGPMLYDVLSRASQDAPVDVRPGLLGVVAHRALAAGQSVVQDLADGILLPPEPLYLRRPDAAEPGPPKVAS from the coding sequence GTGCTGCTCGCTCTCGACACCGCCACCGGAGCTATCGGTGCTGCCGTCCTCGCGGACGACCGCATCCTGGCGGAGGTGACCCATCTGGACTCTCGCCGGCACGGGGAGCTGCTCGCCCCCGCCATCGAGCAGGCGCTGGCCGAGGCCGGCGCCTCGGTCAAGGACCTCACCGGGATCGTCGTCGGGGTGGGCCCCGGCCCGTTCACCGGACTTCGGGTCGGCATCGTCAGCGCTCTCGTCCTGGGTCGGGTGCGGGGCGTGCCGGTGCACGGCATCTGCTCCCTGGACGCGATCGCCGAGGCGGCTCGGCTCGACGAGGTGGTGGACGGTCCGTTCCTGGTGGCGACCGACGCTCGGCGCAAGGAGGTCTACTGGGCCACCTATGTGGTCGAGCAGGATCGAGTCCGGCGCACCAGCGCCCCGGGGGTCGACCGGGCCGCCGACCTGCCCGACGAGGTCCGTCGCCTGCCCGCGGTGGGACGGGGACCGATGCTGTATGACGTGCTCTCTCGCGCGAGCCAGGACGCTCCGGTCGACGTCCGGCCCGGTCTGCTCGGGGTCGTCGCCCACCGTGCCCTCGCGGCCGGGCAGTCGGTCGTGCAGGACCTGGCGGACGGCATACTGCTGCCGCCTGAGCCGCTCTATCTCCGGCGCCCCGACGCGGCTGAGCCCGGGCCACCCAAGGTGGCCTCGTGA
- a CDS encoding pyridoxal phosphate-dependent aminotransferase, which translates to MNASAHEGPLRPLRQANKLQNVLYEIRGPVAARAAQLEAEGHRILKLNIGNPAPFGYEAPDTILQDMIAALPTSQGYSDSKGILPARRAVVSRYEEDPEFPPFDVNDVYLGNGVSELISMVQQALLDDGDEVLIPAPDYPLWTAATSLAGGTPVHYLCDEADDWAPSIEDIRSKITTRTKAIVVINPNNPTGAVYPRAVLEELAQVAREHSLLILADEIYDRIIYDDAVHTSIASVAPDLLVITFNGLSKTYRVAGYRSGWLVITGPKAHATGFLEGIELLASTRLCPNVPGQHAIQVAVSGRQSIEDLVLPGGRLIEQRDTAWSLLSAMDGVTCVKPLGALYVFPRLDPEVHEIHDDVRLCLDLLEQERILVVHGTGFNWPTPDHLRVVILPEQRDLQDALERMGNFLASYHQ; encoded by the coding sequence GTGAATGCGTCAGCACATGAGGGGCCGCTCCGTCCGCTCCGGCAGGCCAACAAGCTGCAGAACGTCCTCTACGAGATCCGTGGCCCCGTCGCGGCCCGGGCAGCCCAGTTGGAGGCCGAGGGACACCGCATCCTCAAACTCAACATCGGCAACCCGGCGCCCTTTGGTTACGAGGCACCGGACACGATCCTGCAGGACATGATCGCCGCCCTCCCCACCTCGCAGGGCTACTCCGACTCCAAGGGCATCCTGCCGGCCCGCCGGGCCGTGGTCAGCCGCTATGAGGAGGACCCGGAGTTCCCCCCGTTCGACGTCAATGACGTCTATCTCGGCAACGGGGTGTCCGAGCTGATCTCCATGGTCCAACAGGCGCTGCTGGACGACGGGGACGAGGTCCTGATCCCGGCCCCGGACTATCCGCTGTGGACCGCTGCGACCAGCCTGGCCGGCGGCACGCCCGTGCACTACCTGTGCGACGAGGCCGACGACTGGGCACCCTCCATCGAGGACATCCGCTCCAAGATCACCACGCGCACCAAGGCGATCGTGGTGATCAACCCCAACAACCCGACCGGCGCGGTCTATCCGCGAGCGGTCCTGGAGGAGCTGGCACAGGTTGCGCGTGAGCACTCGCTGCTGATCCTGGCCGACGAGATCTACGACCGGATCATCTATGACGACGCCGTGCACACCAGCATCGCCAGCGTGGCCCCCGACCTGTTGGTGATCACCTTCAACGGGCTGTCCAAGACCTATCGCGTGGCGGGATATCGCTCCGGGTGGCTGGTGATCACCGGCCCCAAGGCGCATGCCACGGGCTTCCTCGAGGGCATCGAGTTGTTGGCCTCGACCCGGCTGTGCCCCAACGTGCCCGGCCAGCACGCCATCCAGGTCGCGGTCTCCGGCCGTCAGAGCATCGAGGACCTGGTGCTGCCCGGCGGCCGGTTGATCGAGCAGCGGGACACCGCGTGGTCGCTCCTCTCCGCGATGGATGGCGTCACCTGCGTCAAGCCGCTGGGGGCGCTATATGTCTTCCCACGGCTGGACCCGGAGGTCCACGAGATCCACGACGACGTGCGACTGTGCCTCGACCTGCTGGAGCAGGAGCGGATCCTGGTCGTGCACGGCACCGGCTTCAACTGGCCAACTCCCGACCACCTGCGGGTCGTCATCCTGCCCGAGCAGCGCGACCTGCAGGACGCCCTGGAGCGGATGGGCAACTTCCTGGCCAGCTATCACCAGTAG
- a CDS encoding alpha/beta hydrolase family protein, which yields MIAEPITVQTSEGPAAVRVHPSAQDTRGTIVLGHGAGGPLGSWPKDLQSVLTATAHGWTVVLVEQPWRLAGRKVASRPPTLDAAWTELLSALDTGLDAGHTGLDTGLDAGPAGLSALRHPLPRPLVVGGRSAGARVACRTSPGDPDAGLPRADGVLCLSFPLHPPGGPDKSRSAELATPINLTIPTLVVQGGADPFGSPAEILVALAAGIEGRPLDTASLDLVEVPGNHSPSRDQDLVTHSVMSWLEQLG from the coding sequence ATGATCGCCGAACCCATCACGGTGCAGACCAGTGAGGGGCCAGCCGCCGTGCGGGTCCACCCGTCGGCGCAGGACACGCGCGGGACGATCGTCCTCGGACATGGCGCGGGCGGGCCGTTGGGCTCCTGGCCCAAGGATCTGCAGAGCGTGCTGACCGCGACTGCACACGGGTGGACCGTCGTCCTGGTCGAGCAGCCGTGGCGCCTCGCCGGCCGCAAGGTGGCCAGCAGGCCACCAACCCTGGACGCGGCCTGGACCGAGTTGCTGTCCGCTCTCGACACCGGTCTCGACGCCGGTCACACCGGTCTCGACACCGGTCTCGACGCCGGTCCCGCCGGACTCAGCGCACTCCGCCACCCACTGCCACGCCCCCTGGTCGTCGGGGGTCGCAGTGCTGGAGCTCGGGTGGCCTGCCGCACCAGTCCCGGCGACCCGGACGCCGGTCTGCCCCGGGCTGACGGAGTCCTGTGCCTGTCCTTCCCGCTGCACCCGCCCGGCGGACCGGACAAGAGCCGCAGCGCCGAACTGGCCACTCCGATCAACCTGACGATTCCGACCCTCGTCGTGCAGGGGGGTGCGGACCCCTTCGGTTCCCCCGCTGAAATTCTCGTTGCCCTGGCAGCCGGGATCGAGGGACGCCCACTCGACACGGCCTCCCTCGATCTGGTCGAGGTCCCCGGCAACCACTCCCCCTCCCGCGACCAGGACCTCGTGACTCACTCGGTGATGTCCTGGCTCGAACAGTTAGGTTAG
- a CDS encoding DoxX family protein: MVFRKLARPLLASAFITRGIDALQHPGSRIPAAQKFSAAVAEPLGVPNDPELLVRVNGAVMAGAGTLLALGKFPRVAGAALALSLVPATFFEHRFWEEEDPEVKAAEKKQFFGNLGLLGGVVLASLDTAGNPSLVWRTKNAAHIASLESQLAAKNAVSAVSDKLPF, from the coding sequence ATGGTCTTCCGCAAGCTCGCCCGTCCCCTGCTCGCCAGTGCCTTCATCACCCGAGGCATCGACGCGCTGCAGCACCCGGGCTCCCGCATCCCCGCAGCCCAGAAGTTCTCGGCTGCTGTCGCCGAGCCCCTCGGCGTTCCCAACGACCCGGAGCTGTTGGTCCGCGTCAACGGCGCGGTCATGGCCGGCGCCGGCACCCTGCTCGCCCTCGGCAAGTTCCCCCGGGTCGCAGGAGCCGCACTGGCACTCAGCCTGGTGCCCGCCACCTTCTTTGAGCACCGCTTCTGGGAGGAGGAGGACCCGGAGGTCAAGGCGGCCGAGAAGAAGCAGTTCTTCGGCAACCTCGGACTGCTCGGTGGTGTCGTCCTGGCCTCCCTGGACACCGCGGGCAACCCGAGCCTGGTGTGGCGCACCAAGAACGCCGCTCACATCGCCTCCCTCGAGTCGCAGCTGGCGGCCAAGAACGCGGTCTCCGCGGTCTCCGACAAGCTGCCCTTCTGA
- a CDS encoding 50S ribosomal protein bL37, protein MSKRARKRRDRKKKAANHGRKPNA, encoded by the coding sequence ATGAGCAAGCGCGCCCGTAAGCGTCGCGACCGGAAGAAGAAGGCAGCCAACCACGGCCGCAAGCCGAACGCCTGA
- a CDS encoding HD-GYP domain-containing protein, which translates to MKPGRAWPRRSQAVLYAASAVLVAALVHAILTVEKVTPMGWGVALVYLVTIVVGELWRVTVLGTRDFPPIALAASLAMPMTTTLPAETQADYSAGFVVVVVALATLLGHIVRQWTRTGEFVLSRIWARVLVVAVASLLYLVIPLDGKPLADWVEAWSDFSWLTALAMLAVAAVAMLLQLLLMALRHSVTTHAMMWQSLVDEVGAVGPLALATASSATVIALAVGALGPIAIPIFLAPLLLLQLAVTRQSLVRDAQRQTIRSLSRLTDLGGFTTPGHAVRVAHLSLSMGRDLGLAERDLVDLEYAALLHDLGQVSLRRPIPGGATTATAPLDQRRIAHTGASILARTAELSRLSLVVAGQSTPYRYGREAQDLALACRILKASNAFDDLSAGAMRGPVTLRSLERIRLNLGYEYDPVVVRSLCRVLVREGRLTLAEVDSLDI; encoded by the coding sequence GTGAAGCCGGGCCGTGCCTGGCCACGCCGGTCGCAGGCCGTCCTCTATGCCGCCAGCGCCGTGCTGGTCGCGGCACTGGTCCACGCCATCCTCACCGTCGAGAAGGTGACTCCGATGGGGTGGGGGGTCGCGCTCGTCTACCTGGTCACCATCGTGGTCGGTGAGCTGTGGCGGGTCACCGTCCTGGGCACGCGTGACTTCCCGCCGATCGCGCTCGCCGCGAGCCTGGCCATGCCGATGACCACCACGCTGCCGGCTGAGACGCAGGCGGACTACTCCGCCGGCTTTGTGGTCGTCGTGGTCGCTCTGGCGACGTTGCTGGGGCACATCGTGCGCCAGTGGACCAGGACCGGAGAGTTCGTGCTGAGTCGGATCTGGGCCAGGGTGCTCGTGGTCGCGGTGGCCTCCCTGCTCTATCTCGTGATTCCGCTGGACGGCAAGCCCCTGGCCGATTGGGTCGAGGCGTGGTCCGACTTCAGTTGGCTCACCGCGCTGGCCATGCTCGCCGTGGCAGCCGTGGCGATGCTCCTGCAACTGCTCCTCATGGCCCTGCGGCACTCGGTCACGACCCACGCCATGATGTGGCAGTCCCTGGTCGATGAGGTGGGGGCCGTCGGCCCGCTGGCTCTGGCCACCGCCTCGAGCGCGACCGTGATCGCCCTGGCCGTGGGTGCCCTCGGGCCGATCGCCATCCCGATCTTCCTCGCTCCGCTGCTCCTCCTGCAGCTCGCAGTGACCCGTCAGTCCCTGGTCCGTGATGCCCAGCGGCAGACGATCCGTTCGCTGTCCCGGCTGACCGACCTGGGTGGCTTCACGACCCCCGGTCACGCCGTGCGGGTCGCCCATCTCTCCCTGTCCATGGGTCGGGACCTGGGGCTGGCTGAGCGGGACCTGGTGGACCTGGAGTACGCAGCGCTGCTGCACGATCTGGGGCAGGTGTCCCTGCGCCGTCCCATCCCCGGGGGCGCGACGACCGCCACGGCCCCCTTGGACCAGCGACGGATCGCCCACACGGGAGCCTCGATCCTGGCCCGCACCGCCGAGCTGAGCCGGCTCTCGCTGGTCGTCGCCGGGCAGTCCACGCCTTACCGGTATGGCCGTGAGGCGCAGGACCTCGCCCTGGCGTGCCGCATCCTGAAGGCCAGCAACGCCTTCGACGATCTGTCGGCAGGGGCCATGCGGGGCCCGGTCACGCTGCGCTCCCTGGAGCGGATCCGGCTCAATCTGGGCTATGAGTACGACCCCGTGGTCGTCCGCTCGCTGTGCCGGGTGCTGGTCCGCGAGGGACGCCTCACGCTGGCAGAAGTCGACAGTCTGGACATCTAA
- a CDS encoding SGNH/GDSL hydrolase family protein produces the protein MSRRLQDLALTALGVLAAVLVFLALRGADPLPPGDGAASVGTPVASGATTGEDGEDGEDGGGAGDEGADTDAASGTQAAADGESSGEQSPLEVARAVLQSGTPVTVSALGDSTSNTRQEWVHLWAQELAADRPVSISHWDEGAQDGFVQPDVLSATGSGSPVTIWSGSQGGASAAYPVERLGTIIPESPDLVLLNFGHNHTPQNARSDFQSLLAAIRDAHGDVPVVVCLQQPQAGDANAEVRELIDDWATAEGLATIDIAGAFLAQGELDDLLEDPVHPNQAGSELWAETVTVALSP, from the coding sequence GTGAGCCGTCGTCTGCAGGACCTTGCTCTCACTGCCCTGGGGGTGCTGGCGGCAGTCCTTGTCTTTCTGGCCCTTCGGGGCGCAGACCCCCTGCCCCCAGGCGATGGTGCCGCCTCGGTCGGCACCCCCGTGGCCAGCGGCGCCACGACCGGTGAGGACGGTGAGGACGGTGAGGACGGGGGCGGAGCAGGGGATGAGGGAGCCGATACCGACGCGGCGAGTGGCACACAGGCGGCCGCCGACGGGGAGAGCTCGGGGGAGCAGTCCCCGTTGGAGGTCGCGCGTGCGGTCCTGCAGTCGGGGACGCCGGTCACCGTCAGCGCCCTCGGGGACTCCACCAGCAACACCCGTCAGGAGTGGGTCCACCTGTGGGCGCAGGAGCTCGCGGCCGACCGGCCGGTGAGCATCTCGCACTGGGATGAGGGAGCACAGGATGGTTTCGTGCAGCCCGACGTGCTGAGCGCGACCGGCTCCGGCTCACCCGTCACGATCTGGTCGGGGAGCCAGGGAGGTGCGTCCGCGGCATACCCGGTCGAGCGGCTGGGCACGATCATCCCGGAGTCGCCCGACCTGGTCCTGCTCAACTTCGGGCACAACCACACCCCACAGAACGCCCGGTCAGACTTCCAGAGCCTGCTTGCTGCGATCCGCGACGCCCACGGCGACGTGCCCGTGGTGGTCTGCCTGCAGCAGCCGCAGGCGGGTGACGCCAACGCCGAGGTCCGCGAGCTGATCGACGACTGGGCCACGGCGGAGGGGCTGGCGACCATCGACATCGCCGGGGCGTTCCTGGCCCAGGGTGAGCTCGATGACCTGCTGGAGGACCCGGTCCACCCCAACCAGGCCGGGTCCGAGCTGTGGGCCGAGACGGTGACGGTGGCGCTGTCGCCCTGA
- a CDS encoding SOS response-associated peptidase encodes MCGRYAATADPDELIEAFEVDLDATDQPSRSVLVNPQDPPAGTPDFNMAPSKQAPVVLTRTPRGEVADRGEQADPIRQARLLTWGLVPSWAKDPKVGLRMTNARAETLLDKPSFARAATARRCLVPAAGWYEWQVSPVAKDAKGKPRKQPFFMHRGDGEQLGFAGVYEFWRDRSAPEDDPTAWIVSFTIITTAAETGLDRVHDRQPVVLERAAWQDWLDPTLTDPDEVRSLLESPGPGRFEAYPISTAVNTTRNNGPQLLDRLPDDHLVGAVNPATGEVLGG; translated from the coding sequence ATGTGCGGTAGGTACGCGGCCACGGCAGATCCCGATGAGCTGATCGAGGCCTTCGAGGTTGATCTCGATGCCACCGATCAGCCCTCGCGCAGCGTCCTGGTGAATCCCCAGGACCCGCCTGCGGGCACCCCGGACTTCAACATGGCGCCGTCCAAGCAGGCACCCGTGGTGCTCACCCGCACCCCACGTGGCGAGGTTGCGGACCGGGGTGAGCAGGCCGACCCGATCCGTCAGGCGCGCCTGCTGACGTGGGGCCTGGTGCCGTCCTGGGCCAAGGACCCCAAGGTCGGCCTGCGGATGACCAACGCGCGTGCCGAGACCCTGCTGGACAAGCCCTCCTTCGCTCGCGCGGCGACGGCCCGCCGCTGCCTCGTTCCCGCCGCCGGCTGGTATGAGTGGCAGGTCTCCCCCGTCGCCAAGGACGCCAAGGGCAAGCCACGCAAGCAGCCGTTCTTCATGCACCGCGGTGACGGCGAGCAGCTGGGCTTCGCCGGGGTCTACGAGTTCTGGCGTGATCGGAGCGCTCCCGAGGACGACCCCACGGCGTGGATCGTCAGCTTCACGATCATCACGACGGCGGCCGAAACGGGGCTGGACCGGGTGCACGACCGCCAACCCGTCGTGCTGGAGCGGGCCGCCTGGCAGGACTGGCTCGACCCGACACTGACAGACCCTGACGAGGTCAGGTCCCTGCTGGAGTCCCCCGGGCCGGGCCGCTTCGAGGCCTATCCGATCAGCACCGCCGTCAACACCACGCGCAACAACGGGCCGCAGCTGCTCGACCGTCTCCCTGACGATCACCTGGTCGGCGCGGTCAACCCAGCCACCGGAGAGGTGCTGGGCGGATGA
- the rsrA gene encoding mycothiol system anti-sigma-R factor, producing the protein MNETGPESDADCTQVVLRLFEYVDNEAAEEDGRRIREHLDACGSCLREYERDLLLKQLVKRACNREAAPAALRTQIIARISSITVTTQLATDDGA; encoded by the coding sequence ATGAATGAGACCGGACCCGAGAGCGATGCCGACTGCACGCAGGTCGTCCTGCGGTTGTTTGAGTATGTCGACAACGAGGCCGCCGAGGAAGACGGTCGGCGCATCCGGGAACACCTGGACGCGTGCGGCTCGTGCCTGCGCGAGTACGAGCGGGACCTGCTGCTCAAGCAGTTGGTCAAGCGAGCCTGCAACCGGGAGGCAGCCCCGGCGGCGCTGCGCACGCAGATCATCGCCCGGATCAGCTCGATCACGGTGACCACCCAGTTGGCGACCGACGACGGAGCCTGA
- a CDS encoding HD-GYP domain-containing protein: MPDTHQAPTPLASPQRTGAERPRATERTSLPVGVYIASVCALALLLAVVAWQRTTGPAWDAVVVLTLLGVLGSSLRERDLGPHVGVSVATVILAAALPLVGPEGAVIVGFVSYLCSLRTQRPRTRLFNAAMTGVMGGIGGVVYHLAGGDVPIAGNDSAMRDVTPLGLLGGVAIPLVLGYFVMTLVNCLLIGGMARVTSGARVWDVAFRTFRRVGGGYLIHALIAFLFVVLWAPVGVGTFSAVLILGPMLIGQWTLGRDSVERRSHLRTVKTIVAALEEANPYSVGHSARVAELCDRIAPRLGIDSTGTESLHYAALLHDIGLIAVAPRMPRARGPVDVDYLVTITTHPEAGVRMLEGMHFLGGAVPGILHHHERVDGRGYPAGLVGSDIPLFARVIAVADAFDSLTTTRSYRAALEQDEALAALRARSGTHLDGEVVEALTESLSARRWWPTVIEDDVRSAVGDAHDHDDPLVSDLYAEWSPDKESGR; the protein is encoded by the coding sequence ATGCCTGACACACACCAGGCACCGACGCCGCTAGCATCTCCGCAGCGCACCGGCGCTGAGCGGCCCCGCGCCACCGAGCGCACCTCGCTGCCGGTCGGTGTCTACATCGCGTCGGTCTGTGCCCTCGCACTGCTTCTGGCCGTTGTCGCCTGGCAGCGCACCACCGGGCCAGCCTGGGACGCGGTTGTCGTCCTGACCCTCCTGGGCGTGCTGGGATCCTCCCTGCGGGAACGAGACCTGGGCCCGCACGTCGGTGTCTCCGTCGCCACAGTGATTCTCGCCGCCGCCCTGCCCCTGGTCGGGCCAGAGGGAGCGGTGATCGTCGGCTTCGTCTCCTATCTGTGCAGCCTGCGCACCCAGCGACCACGGACGCGGCTCTTCAACGCCGCCATGACCGGTGTGATGGGCGGCATCGGAGGTGTGGTCTACCACCTGGCTGGCGGCGATGTGCCCATCGCCGGCAATGACTCGGCCATGCGCGACGTGACGCCCCTGGGACTGCTGGGAGGGGTCGCCATCCCCCTGGTGCTCGGCTACTTCGTGATGACGCTCGTCAACTGTCTGCTGATCGGCGGGATGGCCCGGGTGACCAGCGGTGCTCGGGTGTGGGACGTCGCCTTTAGAACATTTCGACGGGTCGGTGGGGGCTACCTGATCCACGCCCTGATCGCCTTCCTCTTCGTGGTGCTGTGGGCGCCGGTCGGGGTCGGGACCTTCAGTGCCGTGCTCATCCTCGGCCCGATGCTCATCGGGCAGTGGACCCTGGGTCGCGACTCCGTCGAGCGTCGCTCGCACCTGCGCACGGTCAAGACCATCGTGGCGGCGCTGGAGGAGGCCAATCCGTATTCGGTCGGGCACAGCGCACGGGTCGCGGAGTTGTGTGACCGGATCGCGCCGCGCCTGGGCATTGACTCCACCGGCACTGAGTCGCTGCACTATGCGGCGCTGCTGCACGACATCGGACTGATCGCGGTGGCGCCGCGCATGCCTCGCGCCAGGGGTCCGGTCGACGTCGACTATCTCGTCACGATCACCACCCACCCGGAGGCGGGTGTGCGGATGCTGGAGGGCATGCACTTCCTGGGCGGGGCGGTGCCGGGGATCCTGCACCACCACGAACGCGTGGACGGGCGGGGATATCCGGCCGGTCTGGTCGGATCGGACATCCCGCTGTTTGCCCGGGTCATCGCCGTGGCTGACGCCTTCGACTCACTCACCACGACCCGGTCCTACCGGGCCGCGCTGGAGCAGGACGAGGCTCTCGCGGCGCTCCGTGCCCGGTCCGGCACCCACCTGGACGGCGAGGTCGTCGAGGCGTTGACGGAGTCGTTGTCCGCCCGGAGATGGTGGCCCACGGTGATCGAGGATGACGTGCGCTCCGCAGTCGGTGACGCCCACGACCACGACGACCCCCTGGTCAGCGACCTGTATGCCGAGTGGTCCCCTGACAAGGAGTCAGGCCGGTGA
- the tsaD gene encoding tRNA (adenosine(37)-N6)-threonylcarbamoyltransferase complex transferase subunit TsaD encodes MTDPLVLGVESSCDETGIGLVRGTTLLANAVASSVEQHARFGGVVPEVASRAHLEAMLPTIDRACAEAGVSLDEVDAVAVTAGPGLAGALLVGVGAAKALALGLGVPLYGVNHLGAHVAVDVLDHGPLPEPMMALLVSGGHTNLLHVPDITSDIRSLGATIDDAAGEAFDKVARVLGLPYPGGPHIDRVAREGDPRAIRFPRGLTGPKDLVRHRYDFSFSGLKSSVVRWVQAQERTGEPVPVADVAASFQEAVVDVLTRKAVMACTEHDVMDLQLGGGVAANGRLREVLEERCAEAGIRLRVPRRDLCTDNGAMVAALGSLLIAKGHEPSSLDLPADSSQPVSQIRPLARAAS; translated from the coding sequence GTGACTGATCCCCTGGTGCTGGGTGTCGAGAGCAGCTGTGACGAGACCGGGATCGGTCTGGTCCGCGGCACCACCCTGCTGGCCAACGCGGTCGCCAGCAGCGTGGAGCAGCACGCGCGGTTCGGCGGCGTGGTGCCTGAGGTGGCCAGCCGTGCCCACCTGGAGGCGATGCTGCCCACCATCGACCGGGCCTGCGCCGAGGCGGGCGTGTCGCTCGACGAGGTCGACGCCGTCGCGGTGACTGCCGGACCGGGTCTGGCGGGTGCCCTGCTGGTGGGGGTGGGCGCAGCCAAGGCCCTGGCGCTCGGGCTCGGCGTCCCGCTGTATGGCGTGAACCACCTGGGCGCGCACGTGGCGGTCGACGTGCTGGACCACGGTCCGCTGCCGGAGCCGATGATGGCGCTGCTCGTGTCCGGGGGACACACCAACCTGCTGCACGTGCCCGACATCACCTCCGATATCCGCTCGCTCGGGGCGACCATCGACGACGCCGCAGGGGAGGCCTTCGACAAGGTGGCGCGCGTGCTGGGGCTGCCCTATCCCGGTGGTCCGCACATCGACCGGGTCGCGCGGGAGGGCGACCCGAGGGCCATCCGATTCCCCCGTGGGCTGACCGGTCCCAAGGACCTGGTGCGGCACCGTTATGACTTCTCGTTCAGCGGGCTCAAGTCCTCCGTCGTCAGATGGGTGCAGGCGCAGGAGCGCACGGGAGAGCCGGTGCCGGTCGCCGACGTCGCCGCGTCCTTCCAGGAGGCCGTGGTCGACGTGCTCACCCGCAAGGCGGTCATGGCCTGCACCGAGCACGACGTCATGGACCTGCAGCTCGGTGGTGGGGTCGCGGCCAACGGACGGTTGCGGGAGGTGCTGGAGGAGCGCTGTGCCGAGGCGGGCATCCGCCTGCGGGTGCCGCGGCGCGACCTGTGCACGGACAACGGTGCCATGGTGGCTGCCCTCGGGTCGCTGCTGATCGCCAAGGGCCACGAGCCCTCGTCGCTGGACCTGCCGGCGGACTCCTCCCAGCCGGTCTCGCAGATCCGACCGCTGGCCCGGGCCGCCTCGTGA
- a CDS encoding sigma-70 family RNA polymerase sigma factor yields MTSDDVTEAPPNPDHEVDVAEETHEERAARFEREAMPLLDQMYSAALRTTRNPTDAEDLVQETYAKAFAAFHQYRPGTNLKAWMYRILTNTYINSYRKKQRQPLESDAGDVEDYQLARAAQHTSSGLRSAEAEALDHLPDSDVTRALASIGEDFRLAVYLADVEGYSYKEIAEIMETPIGTVMSRLHRGRRQLRDLLTDYALDRGFINEATVKS; encoded by the coding sequence ATGACTAGCGACGATGTGACCGAGGCACCGCCCAACCCGGACCATGAGGTGGATGTAGCGGAGGAGACGCACGAGGAGCGCGCCGCCCGGTTCGAGCGGGAGGCAATGCCCCTGCTGGACCAGATGTACAGCGCGGCGCTGCGCACGACGCGCAACCCGACCGACGCCGAGGACCTGGTGCAGGAGACCTACGCCAAGGCGTTCGCCGCCTTCCACCAGTACCGTCCCGGCACGAACCTCAAGGCCTGGATGTACCGCATCCTGACGAACACCTACATCAACTCCTACCGCAAGAAGCAGCGGCAGCCTCTGGAGTCTGATGCGGGCGACGTCGAGGACTACCAGTTGGCGCGTGCTGCCCAGCACACCTCCTCGGGCCTGCGCTCGGCGGAGGCCGAGGCGCTGGATCACCTGCCGGACTCGGATGTGACCCGAGCCCTGGCCAGCATCGGTGAGGACTTCCGCCTGGCGGTCTATCTCGCCGATGTCGAGGGCTACTCCTACAAGGAGATCGCCGAGATCATGGAGACCCCCATCGGCACGGTCATGTCCCGGCTGCACCGCGGGCGGCGACAGCTCAGGGACCTGCTGACGGACTACGCCCTGGACCGCGGATTCATCAACGAGGCAACGGTGAAGTCATGA